A genomic stretch from Engraulis encrasicolus isolate BLACKSEA-1 chromosome 12, IST_EnEncr_1.0, whole genome shotgun sequence includes:
- the LOC134459341 gene encoding myb-like protein X, whose translation MEHGSSDICNYTWMKTLGFRTKPRRGVPYEQKEVNRKGKNATAKPPKVPSTEVPNTRVSLEIFTKASNEPLARLTNLEESHLENEDKSFWEWRESWKCIKPPQTEEEDEESEEEEQDGESEEDEEEEEEEEEEENESEHEQSTVQSMNNVQSSEQSNIPWWRNTFTTQSRALMSSSYPKSVPEVDVNIKKDSENKVEDKKMEDEEEEEEEEEEEDNKSEHEQSTVQNSEQSNIPWWRNTFTTRTRALMSSSYPKSVPEVDVNIKKDSENKVEDKKIEEEEEVDEDEEEEEEEEEDNKSEHEQSTVQSMNNVQNSEQSNIPWWRNTFTTQSRALMSSSYPKSVPEVDVNIKKDSEKKAEDEESEEEDGDGEEDDEDEDVKENRKNKDQKRVEEEKKESEEEEEEEEDDEEEEEEDNETNRLQNRERSKIFWWRNRARALMSSSRRKSVPEVDVNIKKDSENKAEDEESEEKEEEEEDDEDEDVQENQENKDQKQVEEEEEEEEEDNESEHEQSTVQTMNNVQSSEQSNIPWWRNTFTYRARALMSSSYPKSVPEVDDNIKDSENEAEDKKSEEEEEEEEEEEEEEEDNETNSLQNRQRSKIFWWRNRAQALMSSSRRKSVPEVDVIKKDSENKAEDEESEEEESEYEDVDEEFIDSEKEGVQKEDAEIKDENKYPNIQIQKEDSESDSEYEELDDEGPDKDKNQNFQEQKEESEEEEVEDEEVEYEKEKLEEDNVGNKDEKETKAWRSITFSQREEKEAEEEEEEEEEEEEDNETNSLQNSERSKIFWWRNRARALMSSSRRKSVPEVDVNIKKDSENKAEDKKSEEEEEEDDEEEEEDEEEEEEDDEDKDIQENQENKDQKQVEEEKEDNESEHEQSTVQSMNNVQSSEQSNIPWWRNTFTTRARALMSSSYPKSVPEVDVNIKDNESKAEDKKSEEEEEEEEEEEEEEKDANEEQQDKPGYKVTDRIERERETWKSIKLDQTGEGEDESAEEEEGEDENEEPQDEPQQNITDREERESGAWKGQTEEKDKESEAEEGEEDNENEQPQDETDDKVSDREEREIEAWKGIKPSKMEEEDEESEEDGESEEESEDDEDEDGSYIEEIYYIEIKHKHEEEESEDEDIDQMDIEETKWGESWKHFIMPFHFVEKPIPPPPMLIEWTNAWRISEPVEFDVAPSEATVEDLGDDESTDPFVHGEIFPVCREHKCTLWDADRCKDACLPEWDASWEATKNLLVIARVKAILEAKREEEKKQIELSEESDSDSDHDEFPKRLKPKNKARAIKNNLRSLFHYNFPQQWSEAWKSPQSQPEEYLKSKKPITTMQFRPIAPQPVLNNDSMENWGESWKCTKFQHKSNKPLATKWQVSSSVHHGSREDPMGWVGANKSNTLHKKDTKVEMLDSNDTDDECSDKETEEETESEEESESEEEAHGYSWTEPWQRTNLPQLFKSKLYLFDPLLNMEEVPPWARTWKFMNLLPRQKKPLWDVESHETFDMHKWPPFPKIIPPPRKSANSWALSWMTFAPQLEWEGNPEVPCHEDNVLWRRRKSNLHRCFPLNADSPPQELWDKSWRFMKLESEPEPEEEDDNCTGPDKLIILRRKVKDSWDLLSKLEETKPFPPMWAKGFKLTKIGYWRVTNLIQILPSPPPVRKLQPEPQADEACVGGRRMVGRLVSPFLARKCPLKASS comes from the coding sequence ATGGAGCATGGAAGTTCTGACATTTGTAACTACACTTGGATGAAAACACTTGGATTTCGAACAAAGCCTAGGAGAGGGGTCCCATATGAACAGAAGGAGGTAAACCGTAAAGGGAAAAATGCCACCGCGAAACCCCCTAAAGTCCCTAGTACAGAAGTCCCTAATACAAGAGTTAGTTTGGAAATATTTACAAAAGCATCAAATGAGCCGCTGGCTCGACTTACGAACCTTGAGGAATCACACCTTGAGAACGAGGACAAAAGCTTCTGGGAATGGCGTGAGTCCTGGAAGTGCATAAAACCTCCCCAaactgaggaggaagatgaggaaagtgaggaggaggagcaagatggagagagtgaggaagacgaagaggaggaggaggaggaggaagaagaggaaaatgaAAGTGAGCATGAGCAATCTACAGTGCAGTCCATGAACAATGTACAGAGCAGTGAACAATCTAATATCCCCTGGTGGCGTAATACTTTTACGACCCAATCACGAGCGCTCATGTCATCATCCTATCCTAAAAGTGTGCCTGAAGTAGATGTCAACATCAAGAAGGACAGTGAGAATAAGGTTGAAGATAAGAAgatggaggacgaggaggaggaggaggaagaagaggaagaagaagacaatAAATCTGAACATGAGCAATCTACAGTACAGAATAGTGAACAATCTAATATCCCCTGGTGGCGTAATACTTTTACGACCCGAACACGAGCACTCATGTCATCATCCTATCCTAAAAGTGTGCCTGAAGTAGATGTCAACATCAAGAAGGACAGTGAGAATAAGGTTGAAGATAAGAAgattgaggaagaagaggaggtggacgaggatgaggaggaggaggaggaagaggaagaagacaatAAATCTGAACATGAGCAATCTACAGTGCAGTCCATGAACAATGTACAGAATAGTGAACAATCTAACATCCCCTGGTGGCGTAATACTTTTACGACCCAATCACGAGCGCTCATGTCATCATCCTATCCTAAAAGTGTGCCTGAAGTAGATGTCAACATCAAGAAGGACAGTGAGAAAAAGGCAGAAGATgaggagagtgaggaagaggatggggatggggaagaagatgatgaggatgaagatgtaAAAGAAAATCGGAAAAATAAGGATCAGAAACGggttgaggaggagaagaaagagagtgaggaagaggaggaggaggaagaggatgatgaggaggaggaagaagaggacaatgAAACAAACCGTCTACAGAACAGAGAACGATCGAAAATCTTCTGGTGGCGTAATCGAGCACGGGCGCTCATGTCATCATCCCGTCGTAAAAGTGTGCCTGAAGTAGATGTCAACATCAAGAAGGACAGTGAGAATAAGGCAGAAgatgaggagagtgaggagaaggaggaggaggaggaagatgatgaggatgaagatgtaCAAGAAAATCAGGAAAATAAGGATCAGaaacaggtggaggaggaggaagaggaggaagaagaggacaatgAAAGTGAACATGAACAATCTACGGTGCAGACCATGAACAATGTACAGAGCAGTGAACAATCTAACATCCCCTGGTGGCGTAATACTTTTACATACCGAGCACGGGCGCTGATGTCATCATCCTATCCTAAAAGTGTGCCTGAAGTAGATGACAACATTAAGGACAGTGAGAATGAGGCAGAAGATAaaaagagtgaggaagaggaggaggaggaggaggaggaggaggaagaagaggaggacaatGAAACAAACAGTCTACAGAACAGACAACGATCGAAAATCTTCTGGTGGCGTAATCGAGCACAGGCGCTCATGTCATCATCCCGCCGTAAAAGTGTGCCTGAAGTAGATGTCATCAAGAAGGACAGTGAGAATAAGGCAGAAGATGAGGAGAGtgaggaagaagagagtgagTATGAGGACGTAGATGAAGAATTCATAGATTCAGAGAAAGAGGGTGTTCAAAAAGAAGATGCTGAAATTAAAGATGAAAACAAGTATCCAAACATTCAGATACAAAAGGAGGACAGTGAGTCTGACAGTGAGTATGAGGAGCTAGATGATGAAGGACCAGATAAGGACAAGAATCAGAACTTccaggagcagaaggaggagagcgaagaggaggaggtggaggatgaggaggtggagtaTGAAAAGGAAAAACTAGAAGAGGATAATGTTGGTAACAAAGATGAAAAAGAAACTAAAGCTTGGAGGAGCATCACATTTTCtcaaagggaggagaaggaggcagaggaggaggaggaggaggaggaggaggaagaagaggacaatgAAACAAACAGTCTACAGAACAGTGAACGATCGAAAATCTTCTGGTGGCGTAATCGAGCACGGGCGCTCATGTCATCATCCCGTCGTAAAAGTGTGCCTGAAGTAGATGTCAACATCAAGAAGGACAGTGAGAATAAGGCAGAAGATAagaagagtgaggaagaggaggaggaggatgatgaggaggaggaggaggatgaggaggaggaggaggaagatgatgaggataaAGATATACAAGAAAATCAGGAAAATAAGGATCAGAAACAGgttgaggaggagaaagaagacaaTGAAAGTGAACATGAACAATCTACAGTGCAGTCCATGAACAATGTACAGAGCAGTGAACAATCTAATATCCCCTGGTGGCGTAATACTTTTACGACTCGAGCACGGGCGCTCATGTCATCATCCTATCCTAAAAGTGTGCCTGAAGTAGATGTCAACATTAAGGACAATGAGAGTAAGGCAGAAGATAaaaagagtgaggaagaggaggaggaggaggaggaggaggaggaggaggaaaaggatgcAAATGAAGAACAACAAGATAAACCAGGATATAAAGTTACTGACAGAATAGAAAGAGAACGTGAGACTTGGAAGAGCATCAAACTCGACCAAACtggggagggagaggatgagagtgcggaggaggaggagggggaggatgaaaATGAAGAACCACAAGATGAGCCACAGCAAAACATTACtgacagagaagaaagagaaagtgggGCTTGGAAGGGCCAAACTGAGGAGAAGGATAAGGAGAGTGAggcggaggagggagaggaggacaatGAAAATGAACAACCACAAGATGAAACAGACGATAAAGTTTCtgacagagaagaaagagaaattgAGGCTTGGAAGGGCATCAAACCTTCTAaaatggaggaggaagatgaggagagtgaGGAAGATGGGGAGAGTGAGGAGGAATCGGAGGATGACGAAGATGAGGATGGTAGCTATATTGAAGAGATATATTATATTGAGATAAAACACAAACACGAAGAGGAGGAAAGTGAGGATGAGGATATCGATCAAATGGACATTGAAGAAACAAAGTGGGGAGAATCTTGGAAGCATTTCATCATGCCGTTTCATTTTGTAGAAAAGCCCATTCCACCGCCTCCAATGCTGATAGAATGGACTAACGCTTGGAGGATTTCAGAACCAGTTGAATTCGACGTAGCTCCTTCGGAAGCCACGGTTGAGGATTTGGGTGATGATGAatcaacagacccctttgttcaTGGTGAAATATTTCCTGTGTGCAGGGAACACAAATGCACCTTGTGGGATGCCGACAGATGTAaagatgcctgcctgcctgagtgggATGCATCGTGGGAGGCTACAAAAAATCTGCTTGTTATCGCACGTGTGAAGGCCATTTTGGAAGCTAAGCGCGAAGAGGAGAAAAAGCAAATTGAGCTGAGTGAGgaaagtgacagtgacagtgaccaTGATGAATTTCCCAAAAGGTTGAAGCCCAAAAACAAAGCAAGAGCTATAAAAAATAACTTGAGAAGTTTATTTCATTATAATTTCCCACAACAGTGGAGTGAGGCCTGGAAATCTCCCCAATCACAGCCTGAGGAATATCTCAAGTCAAAGAAGCCCATAACAACTATGCAGTTTAGGCCAATAGCACCCCAACCTGTTTTAAATAATGACTCTATGGAAAATTGGGGAGAGTCATGGAAATGCACTAAATTTCAGCACAAATCCAACAAGCCCTTGGCTACAAAATGGCAAGTTTCGAGTTCTGTTCATCATGGAAGCAGAGAAGATCCGATGGGCTGGGTAGGTGCAAACAAATCAAACACACTTCATAAAAAGGACACTAAAGTAGAGATGCTAGATTCCAATGATACAGATGATGAGTGTTCAGACAAAGAAACGGAAGAGGAAACCGAGTCAGAGGAAGAATCTGAGTCAGAGGAAGAAGCACACGGGTATAGTTGGACTGAGCCCTGGCAACGCACAAATTTGCCACAACTTTTTAAGAGTAAATTATACTTATTTGACCCACTTCTGAACATGGAAGAGGTTCCACCCTGGGCCAGAACTTGGAAGTTCATGAATCTTTTACCCCGCCAAAAGAAGCCATTATGGGACGTTGAGTCCCATGAAACCTTTGACATGCATAAATGGCCACCCTTTCCTAAAATTATACCGCCCCCACGAAAGTCTGCAAACTCATGGGCCCTCTCGTGGATGACTTTTGCCCCTCAGCTAGAGTGGGAAGGCAATCCAGAAGTACCCTGTCATGAGGATAACGTGTtgtggagaaggagaaagagcaaCTTGCACCGGTGTTTCCCCCTCAACGCTGACAGTCCGCCACAGGAATTATGGGACAAATCTTGGAGATTCATGAAGTTAGAAAGTGAACCTGAGCCAGAGGAAGAGGACGACAATTGCACTGGTCCAGATAAACTAATAATATTACGAAGAAAGGTGAAAGACAGCTGGGACTTGCTCTCCAAGTTGGAGGAAACTAAGCCATTTCCTCCAATGTGGGCTAAAGGTTTTAAACTAACGAAGATCGGA
- the LOC134459342 gene encoding uncharacterized protein LOC134459342 encodes MPTVAVTVEMPHDEGAMVCNADLIKNVWEIRTREQFHKHQNEAARLESSALEKINEDWRNRMGDKFERRKPRKAATLPPDGPSAPKIRISVSNKRTPQFGGRTEVGGRLGRPQVAAGRRPLLDKQAPGKKDRLALLSLLKSSQPTGSMWSSSYKFSKEPGEGSAKPEGSEWGKSWKCLNFQPQLDGKAWVEEEYVKAEMTSEAEADVMKMWEKRKDRVLTTLESLESQLSSIWETSWKYKKSEGSEKNASGGSVHRLVARLRSLDASQHTNEQKSSSEWNESWKSTKPSDNEVFFEVLTKNMQNKKHMECEEKADSKSGASWRFFCREYHDSASGSSPKPSKGSKWAHSFKVSKPADYPNDPSDVTATATAPWETIDHEPLDPHIHGVIHVAKAEGHKCSKVREGNTPMGEWNKSWECAKNKLILANVKPRQKAEQKKDQKVKVERLKPKDKLALREKRMIGFSKHHFSHEWASSWKQPRSQLNTKQQHTPIENEIKTPESKHRSHFFAPLSMSIDIPDFQTNSWKFVAALSKLDKSHWDCAWETFEVEKKSSTSGVSSTGWKICAPQPDDWDDTPKVFHRKDKVLWHRRKCNDHLCSRLGSQGLSHKQWSNCWRFMKLESQHMPMVSNGPHSRADSSVIVIKRHKPKKHIYSELEKSSPAPKKWTDVSKLAKTQPRSKKGPAKGGKGSHEEHDGMALDWLNSWKFATDRVSSKMKDVPMSKWVHSWKFLLASYPPEKSMAKK; translated from the exons ATGCCTACTGTGGCAG TGACCGTCGAGATGCCGCATGATGAAGGCGCGATGGTGTGCAACGCCGACCTCATAAAGAACGTGTGGGAGATCAGAACCAGGGAGCAGTTCCACAAGCATCAGAATGAGGCGGCGCGGCTGGAGAGTAGTGCGCTGGAGAA GATCAATGAGGACTGGAGGAATCGTATGGGAGACAAGTTTGAGAGAAGGAAGCCAAGAAAAGCTGCAACTCTCCCACCAGATGGGCCCTCTGCACCAAAGATCAGAATCTCTGTGAGCAACAAGAGGACACCGCAGTTCGGTGGCAGGACAGAGGTTGGAGGCAGGCTAGGTAGGCCTCAAGTGGCAGCCGGTCGTCGCCCCCTTCTGGACAAACAGGCCCCAGGGAAGAAGGACAGGCTtgccttgctgtcattgttgAAAAGCAGCCAGCCCACGGGGTCAATGTGGTCATCCTCTTACAAGTTCTCCAAAGAACCAGGTGAAGGCTCTGCCAAGCCAGAGGGATCCGAGTGGGGAAAGTCATGGAAGTGCCTCAATTTCCAGCCACAGCTTGATGGGAAAGCTTgggttgaggaggagtatgtgaaAGCGGAGATGACCTCTGAAGCTGAAGCAGATGTGATGAAAATgtgggagaaaagaaaagacagggtgCTCACTACTTTGGAGTCTTTGGAGAGTCAGCTGTCATCCATCTGGGAGACATCTTGGAAGTATAAAAAATCTGAAGGGAGTGAAAAGAATGCTTCGGGTGGGTCAGTGCACAGGCTGGTGGCTCGACTGAGGAGCCTTGATGCATCACAACACACGAATGAGCAGAAAAGTTCATCTGAATGGAATGAATCTTGGAAGAGCACGAAACCCTCAGATAATGAGGTGTTCTTTGAAGTGCTGACAAAAAATAtgcaaaataaaaaacacatggAATGTGAAGAAAAGGCTGACTCCAAGTCGGGGGCATCTTGGAGATTTTTCTGTCGTGAGTACCATGATTCTGCATCAGGTTCCTCTCCAAAACCCTCTAAGGGGTCAAAGTGGGCTCACTCGTTTAAAGTTTCAAAGCCAGCTGATTATCCTAATGACCCCTCAGacgtcactgccactgccactgccccaTGGGAAACGATTGATCACGAGCCACTGGATCCACACATTCATGGCGTAATTCATGTGGCCAAGGCCGAGGGACACAAATGTTCCAAGGTCCGTGAGGGAAATACGCCTATGGGTGAATGGAACAAGTCTTGGGAATGCGCTAAAAACAAGTTGATTCTAGCTAACGTGAAGCCAAGGCAAAAGGCAGAGCAGAAAAAAGACCAGAAAGTAAAGGTGGAAAGGCTCAAGCCTAAAGACAAGTTGGCCCTGCGTGAAAAGCGTATGATTGGTTTTTCAAAGCACCATTTCTCTCATGAGTGGGCTTCATCTTGGAAACAACCCCGTTCTCAGCTTAACACAAAGCAACAGCATACTCCTATAGAGAATGAGATTAAGACACCTGAGTCCAAACACAGATCTCATTTCTTTGCCCCTCTCTCCATGAGCATTGATATTCCCGACTTCCAGACCAACTCCTGGAAGTTTGTTGCTGCCCTTTCAAAACTAGACAAGTCGCACTGGGACTGTGCTTGGGAAACCTTTGAGGTTGAGAAAAAGTCTTCAACTTCTGGAGTCAGCAGCACAGGATGGAAGATCTGTGCCCCTCAGCCCGATGATTGGGATGACACTCCTAAAGTGTTCCATCGTAAAGACAAAGTGCTATGGCATAGAAGAAAGTGCAACGACCACCTTTGCTCTCGGCTTGGCTCGCAGGGCCTCTCGCACAAGCAGTGGTCTAACTGTTGGAGATTCATGAAGTTGGAGAGTCAACACATGCCAATGGTCAGCAATGgtccacacagcagagcagacagcTCAGTCATAGTGATAAAGAGGCATAAACCAAAGAAGCATATTTATTCAGAATTAGAGAAGTCCAGTCCAGCACCGAAGAAGTGGACTGATGTATCAAAATTGGCCAAAACTCAACCACGATCAAAGAAAGGCCCTGCTAAGGGTGGAAAAGGTAGTCATGAGGAACATGATGGCATGGCTCTGGATTGGCTTAATTCTTGGAAGTTTGCAACTGATAGAGTGAGTAGCAAAATGAAGGACGTACCCATGTCTAAATGGGTACATTCTTGGAAGTTCCTTTTGGCTTCTTACCCTCCTGAAAAGAGTATGGCTAAGAAATAA